In a single window of the Xylanimonas protaetiae genome:
- a CDS encoding phage holin family protein → MTDPDTEPTLGRLVEQLSEQTSRLVRAEVALAKAEMAQKAKSSGLGIGLFLAAGAISLYALGVLIWSAVLGLGEAWPLWLSALVIGFAMLLLAGGLVAVGVRLLQHASGKPEAIDRVKSDIATVRANLSSTARKEKLP, encoded by the coding sequence ATGACCGACCCGGACACCGAGCCCACCCTGGGCAGGCTCGTCGAACAGCTCTCCGAGCAGACCAGCCGCCTGGTGCGGGCCGAGGTCGCGCTCGCCAAGGCGGAGATGGCGCAGAAGGCCAAGTCCTCAGGGCTCGGCATCGGCCTGTTCCTCGCCGCCGGCGCCATCTCGCTGTACGCGCTCGGCGTGCTGATCTGGTCGGCGGTGCTCGGCCTCGGCGAGGCGTGGCCCCTGTGGCTGTCCGCGCTCGTCATCGGGTTCGCGATGCTGCTGCTCGCCGGCGGGCTCGTCGCCGTCGGCGTCCGGCTCCTCCAGCACGCCTCGGGCAAGCCCGAGGCCATCGACCGCGTCAAGAGCGACATCGCGACGGTCCGTGCCAACCTCTCCTCCACCGCCCGCAAGGAGAAGCTCCCGTGA
- a CDS encoding DUF3618 domain-containing protein — MPTSPPPPARRSSRERRVPAPPARRRVPAGRGAAPTGKAPTRAELQAEIERSRAELGATIDALTTQLSPKYQAKKAARTTRVAASDAGAFLTGGGMPVGDDRRARNVKVLLGAVAVVAAVVVLNVVVGRVAAKKPRG; from the coding sequence GTGCCAACCTCTCCTCCACCGCCCGCAAGGAGAAGCTCCCGTGAGCGCCGAGTCCCAGCTCCCCCAGCCCGCCGACGGGTCCCCGCGGGGCGCGGGGCGGCGCCGACCGGCAAGGCGCCCACGCGGGCCGAGCTCCAGGCGGAGATCGAGCGCAGCCGCGCCGAGCTCGGCGCGACCATCGACGCGCTCACCACCCAGCTCTCCCCGAAGTACCAGGCCAAGAAGGCCGCCAGGACGACGCGCGTCGCGGCGTCCGACGCCGGGGCGTTCCTCACCGGCGGAGGCATGCCCGTGGGTGACGACCGCCGCGCGCGCAACGTCAAGGTGCTGCTGGGCGCGGTGGCGGTGGTCGCGGCCGTCGTCGTTCTGAACGTCGTCGTCGGCCGTGTCGCCGCGAAGAAGCCGCGCGGCTGA
- a CDS encoding BldC family transcriptional regulator, whose translation MSLHGESEVLLTPAEVASLFRVDPKTVTRWAKAGKLSSIRTLGGHRRYKEAEVRALLGAASEAAEHPAQ comes from the coding sequence ATGTCGCTTCACGGTGAGTCGGAGGTCCTGCTGACGCCGGCCGAGGTGGCGAGCCTGTTCCGGGTCGACCCCAAGACGGTCACCCGGTGGGCCAAGGCGGGCAAGCTCTCGTCCATCCGTACGCTCGGCGGTCACCGCCGGTACAAGGAGGCCGAGGTCCGGGCGCTGCTCGGCGCGGCGTCGGAGGCCGCGGAGCACCCCGCGCAGTAA
- a CDS encoding DUF3073 domain-containing protein — MGRGRQKAKQTKVARELKYFSPATNYHALEAELSGGGRTDVATEDRFPARDDDFDNTYSAWDDDER; from the coding sequence ATGGGCCGCGGCCGTCAGAAGGCAAAGCAGACCAAGGTTGCTCGCGAGCTGAAGTACTTCAGCCCCGCGACGAACTACCACGCGCTGGAGGCGGAGCTGAGTGGCGGCGGTCGCACCGACGTCGCCACCGAGGACCGCTTCCCGGCGCGGGACGACGACTTCGACAACACCTACTCCGCATGGGACGACGACGAGCGCTGA
- the purM gene encoding phosphoribosylformylglycinamidine cyclo-ligase, which yields MTSSDQTTGLTYASAGVDTEAGDKAVELMKDAVRRTHGPAVLGGVGGFAGLYDLSAFKEYRAPLLATSTDGVGTKVAIAQALDKHDTIGFDLVGMVVDDIVVVGAKPLFMTDYIATGKVVPERIADIVRGIAQACEVAGTALVGGETAEHPGLLAPDEYDVAGAATGIVEADRVLGPDRVRAGDVLVAMASSGLHSNGYSLVRAVVKHAGWELDRHVDELGRTLGEELLEPTRVYASDVLALAADDAAQVHAFTHVTGGGLAANLARVLPTGLVATVDRSSWDVPAVFGLVRTLGQVPTSDIEGTLNLGVGMVAVVGADGADAALARLASLGVPAWVLGTVAELDDATSSSDLVAGTKGVDGGAVRLVADYRF from the coding sequence GTGACGAGCAGTGACCAGACGACGGGCCTGACCTATGCCTCGGCCGGTGTCGACACCGAAGCCGGCGACAAGGCCGTCGAGCTCATGAAGGACGCCGTCCGCCGCACGCACGGCCCGGCCGTGCTCGGGGGAGTGGGCGGGTTCGCCGGGCTCTACGACCTGTCGGCCTTCAAGGAGTACCGCGCCCCGCTGCTGGCCACCTCCACCGACGGCGTCGGCACCAAGGTCGCCATCGCCCAGGCCCTCGACAAGCACGACACCATCGGCTTCGACCTGGTCGGCATGGTCGTGGACGACATCGTCGTGGTGGGCGCCAAGCCGCTCTTCATGACGGACTACATCGCCACGGGCAAGGTGGTCCCGGAGCGCATCGCCGACATCGTGCGCGGCATCGCGCAGGCGTGCGAGGTCGCCGGCACCGCGCTCGTGGGCGGCGAGACCGCCGAGCACCCCGGCCTGCTCGCCCCTGACGAGTACGACGTCGCCGGCGCCGCCACGGGCATCGTCGAGGCCGACCGCGTGCTCGGCCCGGACCGCGTCCGTGCGGGTGACGTGCTCGTCGCCATGGCGTCCTCGGGCCTGCACTCCAACGGCTACTCGCTCGTGCGCGCCGTCGTGAAGCACGCCGGCTGGGAGCTCGACCGCCACGTCGACGAGCTCGGCCGCACGCTCGGCGAGGAGCTCCTCGAGCCCACGCGCGTCTACGCCAGCGACGTCCTCGCCCTCGCCGCGGACGACGCAGCGCAGGTCCACGCGTTCACGCACGTCACGGGCGGCGGCCTGGCCGCGAACCTCGCGCGCGTGCTGCCCACGGGCCTCGTCGCCACCGTGGACCGTTCCTCGTGGGACGTCCCGGCGGTGTTCGGCCTGGTGCGCACGCTCGGCCAGGTCCCGACGTCGGACATCGAGGGCACGCTCAACCTGGGCGTCGGCATGGTCGCCGTCGTCGGCGCCGACGGCGCGGACGCGGCCCTGGCGCGCCTCGCCTCGCTGGGCGTCCCCGCGTGGGTGCTCGGCACGGTCGCGGAGCTCGACGACGCGACGTCGTCGTCGGACCTGGTGGCGGGAACGAAGGGCGTGGACGGTGGCGCCGTCCGCCTGGTCGCCGACTACCGCTTCTGA
- the purF gene encoding amidophosphoribosyltransferase: protein MPLRPDGRLNHDLMPGEKGPQDACGVFGVWAPGEEVAKLAYFGLYALQHRGQESAGIATSNGEQILVYKDMGLVSQVFDETALGALRGHIAVGHCRYSTTGGVTWENAQPTLGATASGTVALGHNGNLTNSAELVNLVAERYGAQRRGELARGNTTDTALVTALLAGDADHTLEQTALEVLPKLRGAFSLVFMDENTLYAARDPQGVRPLVLGRLERGWVVASEGPALDIVGASFVREVEPGELIMIDGDGLRSQRFAPVDRAGCVFEYVYLARPDAAINGRSVHAARVEMGKALAKEHPVEADLVIPTPESGTPAAVGYAQESGIPFGQGLTKNAYVGRTFIQPSDTLRQLGIRLKLNPLREVIRGKRLVVVDDSIVRGNTQRALVRMLREAGAAEVHIRISSPPVKWPCFYGIDFASRAELIANGLSADEIGKSLGADSLGYISLDGMIAATQQAESQLCTACFTGRYPIELPPEDQLGKHLLEQEELPLGAPEDGLHSLSVSAGGAGALAHP, encoded by the coding sequence ATGCCTCTGCGCCCTGACGGACGCCTCAACCATGACCTGATGCCCGGCGAGAAGGGCCCGCAGGACGCCTGCGGGGTCTTCGGAGTCTGGGCTCCCGGCGAGGAGGTCGCGAAGCTCGCGTACTTCGGCCTCTACGCCCTGCAGCACCGTGGCCAGGAGTCGGCCGGTATCGCCACCTCGAACGGTGAGCAGATCCTCGTCTACAAGGACATGGGTCTGGTCTCGCAGGTGTTCGACGAGACCGCCCTCGGCGCCCTGCGCGGCCACATCGCCGTCGGGCACTGCCGCTACTCCACGACGGGCGGCGTGACCTGGGAGAACGCCCAGCCGACGCTCGGCGCGACGGCGTCGGGCACCGTGGCGCTCGGCCACAACGGCAACCTCACGAACTCCGCCGAGCTCGTCAACCTCGTCGCGGAGCGCTACGGCGCGCAGCGCCGGGGCGAGCTCGCCCGCGGCAACACCACGGACACGGCGCTGGTCACGGCTCTGCTCGCGGGCGACGCCGACCACACGCTCGAGCAGACCGCCCTCGAGGTGCTGCCGAAGCTGCGCGGCGCCTTCTCGCTCGTGTTCATGGACGAGAACACGCTCTACGCCGCCCGCGACCCGCAGGGCGTGCGTCCGCTGGTGCTGGGCCGCCTCGAGCGCGGCTGGGTCGTCGCCTCCGAGGGCCCCGCCCTCGACATCGTCGGCGCGTCGTTCGTGCGCGAGGTCGAGCCGGGCGAGCTCATCATGATCGACGGCGACGGGCTGCGCTCGCAGCGCTTCGCCCCGGTCGACCGCGCCGGCTGCGTCTTCGAGTACGTCTACCTGGCCCGGCCCGACGCCGCGATCAACGGCCGGTCCGTCCACGCGGCGCGCGTCGAGATGGGCAAGGCCCTGGCCAAGGAGCACCCTGTCGAGGCCGACCTGGTCATCCCGACGCCGGAGTCCGGCACGCCGGCCGCCGTCGGGTACGCGCAGGAGTCCGGCATCCCGTTCGGGCAGGGCCTGACGAAGAACGCCTACGTGGGCCGCACCTTCATCCAGCCGTCCGACACGCTGCGCCAGCTCGGCATCCGGCTCAAGCTCAACCCGCTGCGCGAGGTCATCCGGGGCAAGCGCCTCGTCGTCGTCGACGACTCGATCGTGCGCGGCAACACGCAGCGCGCCCTCGTGCGCATGCTGCGCGAGGCCGGCGCGGCCGAGGTGCACATCCGCATCTCCTCGCCGCCCGTGAAGTGGCCGTGCTTCTACGGCATCGACTTCGCGTCGCGCGCCGAGCTCATCGCCAACGGCCTGTCCGCGGACGAGATCGGCAAGTCGCTGGGCGCCGACTCGCTCGGCTACATCTCGCTCGACGGCATGATCGCCGCGACGCAGCAGGCCGAGTCGCAGCTGTGCACCGCCTGTTTCACGGGCAGGTACCCGATCGAGCTGCCGCCCGAGGACCAGCTCGGCAAGCACCTGCTCGAGCAGGAGGAGCTGCCGCTCGGAGCGCCCGAGGACGGCCTGCACTCGCTGTCCGTCTCCGCGGGCGGCGCCGGTGCGCTCGCCCACCCGTAA
- a CDS encoding ExeM/NucH family extracellular endonuclease, which produces MTTTPLARPWTRSALAALLSAAIAVPTAAALAAPAAAAVGPTAPVIIDEVYGGGGNSGAAFDQDFVELWNTTDQPVSLAGWSIQYASSAGAFGASLTTPLTGTVPAHGHFLVGEAFGANLDQADLPTPDVTGTIAMSGTGAKVALVSTTTPISCSGAACAALPQVVDLVGWGSAASAFAGTAPAPGTTNATSVARNGDHRNTADNAADFTAGAPTPANSGSATDPGPDPDPTDPPAPGADTHTIAQIQGTGASSPLVGQTVTTSGVVTAAYPAGGFNGYVIQTPGTGGALDLATHTASDAIYVFSSSTVGSVRIGQTVQVTGAVSEFSGLTEISVTSAANLRVLADAAPVAPATVAWPATDAQRESLESMLVAPQGDFTVSNAYTANQYSEVGLAAGDKPLVQWTDAARPGTPEADAIKADNAARGVVLDDGSSINFLSGANSSLTPPYVSLSEPLRVGAAVTFTGPVIVDYRNNLWKLQPTQQAVAGGAKPVTFENTRTAAPEAVGGDLKVATFNVLNYFTTTGDSFPGCTYYADRQGNPVAVNDCGARGPRGAWDATSLKRQQDKIVAAINAVDADVVGLMEIENSVVLGKPKDSALATLTAALNTAAGSDVWAFVPSSAELPTDLSQMDVITTALIYKKASVERVGDSRALGDQSAPGQAFDDARTPVGQEFAPVGGGEPFFVAVNHLKSKGSAGGHPGDADTGDGQGASNGSRVLQATALRDWIGTVTTPGEAVALVGDFNSYTQEDPLEVLYQAGYTDAAAHLSQGQYSYSFSGLSGSLDHVLLNGPALERATGADIWEINAEESIALEYSRYNYHGTLFYAPDPYASSDHDPVVVGLTRGAVAPSGPVDLDLVNVNDFHGRIDANTVKVAGTVEQLRAQNPDGTLFVSAGDNIGASLFASALQQDQPTLDVLNALDLKVSAVGNHEFDQGFADLTGRVADAADFPYLGANVYTQGTTTPALPEYDVEQVDGLDVGFVGVVTQETPSLVSPAGVAGLDFGDPVAALNRVTAQLKDGNPANGEADVVVALVHDGAPAGTPDGATLEQEVAAGGPFAKIVTDTDPRVAAILTGHTHKQYAWDAPITGTDRTRPIIQTGSYGEYVGHTSLTIDRDTHEVTAYTVENVARTTTADADLVATYPRVAQVKTIVDAALAQADVIGNQPVGSVTGDITTAFSGGSFVNGVWTGGTRDDRASESALGNLVGNALRDSLASTDRGGAEIGIVNPGGLRAELLRGDDGVITYAEANGVLPFVNNLWTLTLTGAQLTEVLEQQWQVDANGNRPSRPYLALGLSDNVTWVAKTADVNAAPGHNVLAVYVDGKLVQPDDTFRVATFSFLGTGGDNFWAFQDATDVRDSGLVDRDAWIDYIRANSPLTPSFARTRVVADALPETVQAGGTASVSLTGLDLTSLGSPASTAATVALVPAADTAAAGVDLGDVTVSGGAADVAVTIPAATAAGEYALKVVVSPSGTTALVPVTVKAAPAPAYPAFSATTVYTGGEKVTYRGKAYQAQWWTQGAAPGASPWGSWMEIGAEVKTSKGTFREWTDSWVYVGGETVVHDGHLWKAQWWTRNQEPGAEQWGPWADLGAI; this is translated from the coding sequence GTGACCACCACGCCCCTGGCGAGGCCCTGGACCCGGAGTGCCCTCGCAGCCCTCCTGTCCGCGGCCATCGCCGTCCCCACCGCCGCGGCGCTCGCCGCACCCGCCGCGGCGGCCGTCGGCCCGACGGCGCCCGTGATCATCGACGAGGTCTACGGGGGAGGCGGCAACAGCGGTGCCGCCTTCGACCAGGACTTCGTCGAGCTGTGGAACACCACCGACCAGCCCGTGAGCCTCGCGGGGTGGTCGATCCAGTACGCGAGCTCGGCCGGCGCGTTCGGCGCCAGCCTGACGACGCCCCTCACGGGCACCGTCCCCGCCCACGGCCACTTCCTCGTGGGGGAGGCGTTCGGGGCCAACCTCGACCAGGCCGACCTCCCGACGCCGGACGTCACCGGCACCATCGCGATGTCGGGCACGGGCGCCAAGGTCGCGCTCGTCAGCACGACGACGCCCATCAGCTGCTCGGGCGCCGCCTGCGCCGCGCTGCCGCAGGTCGTCGACCTGGTCGGCTGGGGCTCGGCGGCGAGCGCCTTCGCGGGCACCGCCCCCGCCCCGGGCACGACGAACGCCACGTCCGTCGCGCGCAACGGCGACCACCGGAACACCGCCGACAACGCCGCGGACTTCACGGCGGGCGCGCCGACGCCGGCCAACAGCGGCAGCGCGACCGACCCGGGGCCCGACCCCGACCCGACCGACCCGCCGGCCCCCGGCGCGGACACGCACACGATCGCGCAGATCCAGGGCACGGGCGCGTCGTCGCCGCTCGTGGGCCAGACCGTGACGACGTCGGGCGTGGTCACCGCCGCGTACCCCGCGGGCGGCTTCAACGGCTACGTCATCCAGACGCCCGGCACGGGCGGCGCGCTCGACCTCGCGACGCACACGGCGTCGGACGCGATCTACGTCTTCTCGTCCTCGACCGTCGGGTCCGTGCGCATCGGCCAGACCGTGCAGGTCACGGGTGCGGTCAGCGAGTTCTCGGGCCTCACCGAGATCAGCGTGACGAGCGCCGCGAACCTGCGCGTGCTCGCCGACGCCGCCCCGGTCGCCCCGGCCACCGTCGCGTGGCCCGCCACCGACGCCCAGCGCGAGTCGCTCGAGTCGATGCTCGTGGCGCCGCAGGGCGACTTCACGGTGTCGAACGCGTACACGGCCAACCAGTACTCCGAGGTGGGCCTGGCCGCGGGCGACAAGCCGCTCGTCCAGTGGACCGACGCCGCCCGCCCGGGCACGCCGGAGGCCGACGCGATCAAGGCCGACAACGCGGCCCGCGGCGTCGTCCTCGACGACGGCTCGTCGATCAACTTCCTGTCGGGGGCGAACTCGTCGCTCACGCCGCCGTACGTCTCGCTCAGCGAGCCGCTGCGCGTGGGCGCGGCCGTGACCTTCACCGGGCCGGTGATCGTCGACTACCGCAACAACCTGTGGAAGCTCCAGCCCACGCAGCAGGCCGTCGCCGGCGGCGCCAAGCCCGTGACGTTCGAGAACACGCGCACGGCGGCCCCCGAGGCCGTGGGCGGCGACCTCAAGGTCGCCACGTTCAACGTGCTCAACTACTTCACGACGACGGGCGACAGCTTCCCCGGCTGCACGTACTACGCCGACCGCCAGGGCAACCCCGTCGCCGTCAACGACTGCGGTGCGCGCGGCCCGCGCGGCGCCTGGGACGCGACGAGCCTGAAGCGCCAGCAGGACAAGATCGTCGCGGCGATCAACGCCGTGGACGCCGACGTCGTGGGCCTCATGGAGATCGAGAACTCGGTCGTCCTGGGCAAGCCCAAGGACTCGGCGCTCGCCACGCTCACGGCCGCGCTGAACACGGCCGCGGGCTCCGACGTGTGGGCCTTCGTGCCGTCGTCGGCCGAGCTGCCCACCGACCTCTCGCAGATGGACGTCATCACGACGGCCCTCATCTACAAGAAGGCCTCGGTCGAGCGCGTCGGCGACTCGCGGGCGCTGGGCGACCAGTCGGCCCCCGGCCAGGCGTTCGACGACGCCCGCACGCCCGTCGGGCAGGAGTTCGCCCCCGTGGGCGGCGGCGAGCCGTTCTTCGTCGCGGTCAACCACCTCAAGTCGAAGGGCTCGGCCGGCGGTCACCCCGGTGACGCCGACACGGGCGACGGGCAGGGCGCCTCGAACGGGTCCCGCGTGCTCCAGGCCACCGCGCTGCGCGACTGGATCGGCACCGTGACGACGCCCGGCGAGGCCGTCGCGCTCGTCGGCGACTTCAACTCCTACACGCAGGAGGACCCGCTGGAGGTGCTCTACCAGGCGGGCTACACGGACGCCGCGGCCCACCTGTCGCAGGGCCAGTACTCCTACTCGTTCAGCGGCCTGTCCGGCTCGCTGGACCACGTGCTCCTCAACGGCCCCGCGCTCGAGCGCGCGACCGGCGCGGACATCTGGGAGATCAACGCGGAGGAGTCCATCGCGCTGGAGTACAGCCGGTACAACTACCACGGCACGCTCTTCTACGCGCCGGACCCGTACGCGTCGTCCGACCACGACCCGGTCGTCGTCGGGCTGACGCGCGGCGCGGTCGCGCCGAGCGGGCCGGTCGACCTCGACCTCGTGAACGTCAACGACTTCCACGGCCGCATCGACGCCAACACGGTCAAGGTCGCGGGCACGGTCGAGCAGCTCCGCGCCCAGAACCCGGACGGCACGCTCTTCGTGTCGGCGGGCGACAACATCGGCGCCTCGCTGTTCGCCTCGGCGCTCCAGCAGGACCAGCCGACCCTCGACGTGCTCAACGCCCTCGACCTCAAGGTCAGCGCCGTGGGCAACCACGAGTTCGACCAGGGCTTCGCGGACCTCACCGGCCGCGTGGCCGACGCCGCGGACTTCCCGTACCTGGGCGCCAACGTCTACACCCAGGGCACGACGACGCCGGCGCTGCCGGAGTACGACGTCGAGCAGGTCGACGGCCTCGACGTCGGCTTCGTGGGCGTCGTCACGCAGGAGACCCCGTCGCTCGTCTCGCCGGCCGGCGTCGCGGGCCTCGACTTCGGCGACCCGGTCGCGGCGCTCAACCGCGTCACCGCCCAGCTGAAGGACGGCAACCCCGCCAACGGCGAGGCGGACGTCGTCGTCGCCCTGGTGCACGACGGAGCCCCCGCGGGCACGCCGGACGGTGCCACGCTCGAGCAGGAGGTCGCCGCCGGCGGCCCCTTCGCGAAGATCGTGACCGACACCGACCCGCGCGTCGCGGCCATCCTCACGGGCCACACCCACAAGCAGTACGCGTGGGACGCCCCCATCACGGGCACGGACCGCACCCGCCCGATCATCCAGACGGGCAGCTACGGCGAGTACGTCGGCCACACGTCGCTGACCATCGACCGCGACACGCACGAGGTCACGGCCTACACGGTCGAGAACGTCGCCCGCACCACCACGGCCGACGCCGACCTGGTCGCCACGTACCCGCGCGTCGCGCAGGTCAAGACGATCGTCGACGCCGCGCTCGCGCAGGCGGACGTCATCGGCAACCAGCCGGTCGGCTCGGTCACGGGCGACATCACGACGGCGTTCTCGGGCGGCTCGTTCGTGAACGGCGTCTGGACCGGCGGCACCCGCGACGACCGCGCGTCGGAGTCGGCGCTCGGCAACCTCGTGGGCAACGCGCTGCGCGACTCGCTCGCGTCGACCGACCGGGGCGGCGCCGAGATCGGCATCGTCAACCCGGGCGGCCTGCGTGCCGAGCTCCTCCGGGGCGACGACGGCGTCATCACGTACGCCGAGGCCAACGGGGTGCTGCCGTTCGTCAACAACCTCTGGACGCTGACGCTCACGGGCGCCCAGCTCACCGAGGTGCTCGAGCAGCAGTGGCAGGTGGACGCGAACGGCAACCGCCCGTCGCGCCCGTACCTGGCGCTCGGCCTGTCCGACAACGTCACCTGGGTGGCGAAGACGGCCGACGTCAACGCGGCGCCGGGGCACAACGTGCTCGCGGTGTACGTCGACGGCAAGCTCGTGCAGCCGGACGACACGTTCCGCGTGGCGACGTTCAGCTTCCTCGGCACGGGTGGCGACAACTTCTGGGCGTTCCAGGACGCCACGGACGTGCGCGACTCGGGCCTCGTGGACCGCGACGCGTGGATCGACTACATCCGCGCGAACTCGCCGCTCACGCCGTCGTTCGCCCGCACCCGGGTGGTCGCGGACGCGCTGCCGGAGACCGTCCAGGCGGGCGGCACGGCCTCGGTGTCCCTGACCGGGCTGGACCTCACCTCGCTCGGCTCCCCGGCGAGCACGGCGGCCACGGTGGCGCTCGTCCCGGCGGCCGACACCGCGGCCGCCGGCGTCGACCTGGGCGACGTCACGGTCTCCGGCGGGGCGGCCGACGTGGCCGTCACGATCCCGGCGGCCACGGCCGCGGGCGAGTACGCGCTCAAGGTGGTCGTCTCGCCGTCGGGCACGACGGCGCTCGTGCCCGTCACGGTCAAGGCCGCCCCGGCACCGGCGTACCCGGCCTTCTCGGCGACCACCGTCTACACCGGTGGCGAGAAGGTGACCTACCGCGGCAAGGCGTACCAGGCCCAGTGGTGGACCCAGGGCGCGGCCCCGGGTGCCTCGCCGTGGGGCTCGTGGATGGAGATCGGTGCCGAGGTGAAGACCTCGAAGGGCACCTTCCGCGAGTGGACCGACTCGTGGGTCTACGTCGGCGGCGAGACCGTGGTGCACGACGGCCACCTCTGGAAGGCGCAGTGGTGGACCCGCAACCAGGAGCCGGGTGCCGAGCAGTGGGGCCCCTGGGCGGACCTGGGGGCGATCTGA
- a CDS encoding sterol carrier family protein, whose amino-acid sequence MPPRRRTEPAAGRAAVQAWLRGAAARADVTTAVRFTLEELADVAPGNAVEVRVPPAGAVQAIPGPRHTRGTPPNVVETDVETWLALATGRLAWDDAVAAGTVRASGERSDLSAYLPLQAARPR is encoded by the coding sequence ATGCCTCCGCGCCGCCGCACCGAGCCCGCCGCCGGGCGGGCCGCCGTCCAGGCCTGGCTGCGCGGGGCGGCCGCCCGCGCCGACGTGACCACGGCCGTGCGCTTCACGCTCGAGGAGCTCGCCGACGTCGCGCCCGGCAACGCCGTCGAGGTGCGCGTGCCGCCCGCCGGCGCCGTGCAGGCGATCCCGGGCCCGCGGCACACGCGCGGCACGCCGCCCAACGTCGTCGAGACCGACGTCGAGACGTGGCTCGCCCTCGCGACGGGCCGCCTGGCGTGGGACGACGCCGTCGCGGCCGGCACGGTGCGCGCCTCGGGCGAGCGCAGCGACCTGTCCGCGTACCTCCCGCTCCAGGCGGCGCGCCCGCGCTGA